Genomic window (Candidatus Methylomirabilota bacterium):
TCAAGGTCATCGACAACCCCGACGTCACCATCGACGAGCTGATCAAGGTGATCCCGGGGCCCGACTTCCCGACCCGCGGGTACATCTACGGGCGCAGCGGGATCCGCGAGGCCTACACCACCGGGCGCGGCATCATCACCCTGCGGGCCAAGGCCCACGTCGAGAAGATGCGCGGCGGCCGCGAGGCGATCATCGTCACCGAGCTGCCGTACCAGGTGAACAAGGCGACCCTGATCGAGAAGATCGGCGAGCTGATCCGCGACAAGAAGATCGAGGGCATCAGCGAGCGCCGCGACGAGTCGAACCGCGAGGGCATCCGCATCGTGCTGGAGCTGGGGCGTGGCGAGATGCCGCAGATCGTGATCAATCAGCTCTACAAGCACACGCCGATGCAGACCACCTTCGGGGTCATCATGCTCGCCCTGGTCGGCCGCCGGCCCCAGGTGGTGAACCTCAAGCAGATGCTGCAGGAATTCGTGGCATTCCGCCGAGAAGTCGTCACCCGCCGCACCAAGTACGATCTGGCGCGCGCCGAGGAGCGGGCCCACATCCTCGAGGGCCTCCGCAAGGCGGTCGACCAGCTCGACCTGGTCATCCGGCTCATCCGCCAGGCCGAGAGCCCCGACGCGGCGAAGGACGCGTTGATGCGCCAGCTGCAGCTCTCGGAAATCCAGGCCAAGGCCATCCTGGACATGCGGCTGCAGCGCCTGACCCAGCTCGAGCGGCACAAGATCGTCGAGGAGCACGAGCAGACCCTGGCCCTCATCGCGGACCTCCAGGGCATTCTCGCCTCCGAGTCGCGCCTGCTCGGGATCATCAAGGACGAGCTGGGCGCCCTGCGGGAAGAGTTCGGCGACGAGCGGCGCACCGAGATCCTCGCCGAGACCGCCGACCTCACCATCGAGGACCTGCTCGCCGACGAGGACATGGTGGTGACCATCACGCGGTCCGGCTACATCAAGCGGACGCACGTGGAGGCCTATCGCAGCCAGAAGCGCGGCGGCAAGGGCGTGACCGGGATGGAGACCAAGGAGGAGGACATCGTCGAGGACCTGTTCGTGGCCTCGACCCATTCCTATCTCCTGTTCTTCACCAACAAGGGCAAGGTGCACTGGCTCAAGGTGCACGAGATCCCCGAGGGCGGCCGGCAGGCCAAGGGCAAGGCGATGGCCAACGTGCTGTCGCTCGCCGAGGGCGAGCGGGTCGCCACCTGCGTCCCGGTGCGCGACTTCGAGTCGGGTGGCTACATCCTCTTCGCCACCAAGCAAGGCAAGGTCAAGAAGACCGAGCTGTCCGCCTTCTCGCATCCGCGCGCCGGCGGCATCCTGGCCATCACCCTGGAAGAGGGCGACGAGGTGATGGGCGCCCGGCGCACCGACGGTCAGCGCGAGGTGCTCCTGTCCACCAAGCAGGGCATGATCATCCGCTTCCCGGAGGACGAGGTGCGGCCGATGGGGCGCACCGCCGCCGGCGTGCGCGGCATCGACGTCGAGGAAGGCGACCAGGTCATCGCGGCGGAGACGATCAAGGAAGGGGTCACCGTCCTCACCGTCACCGAGCGCGGCTACGGCAAGCGCACGCCGCTCGACGAGTACCGGCTGCAGGGCCGCGCGGGCAAGGGCATCATCGACATCAAGACCGCGGGTCGGAACGGCTCGGTGGTCGGCATGCTGCAGGTGCGCGAGGGCGACGACATCCTGGTGGTCACGACCAAGGGCAAGATCATCCGCGTCCACGCCGACGAGGTGACCAGCCAGGGGCGGAACACCATGGGCGTGCGGATCATCGATCTCGACGCCGAGGATCAGGTGGGCAACCTGGCCCGCGTCGAGGCCGAGCAGGCGAGCCCGGAGCCGACCGAGACGGAGTCACCGTAGGCCCCGCCGGCCCATCCGCGCCGGACGGGGTGACAGAGGCCGCGCTGCCGCGGCCTCTTTTTTGTTACCTTCTCTCCCTCTCCCCTCTGGAGAGAGGGCAGGGTGAGGGGACGTAGGAGCGCAGGGGAAGAGAGGAGGCGCGCCATGCTCGACATCAGGCTGATTCGCGAAGATCCGGCCGCGGTGGAGCGCGCGCTCGCGACCCGGGGCGCCGCCATCTCGCTTTCGCCGGTCCTCGCGGCCGACGCCGAGCGCCGCCGCCTCCTGACCGAGACCGAGGAGCTCAAGGCCGAGCGCAATCGCGCGTCGGAGGCGATCGGCCAGGCCAAGCGTCGCGGCGAGGACGCGCAGGCGGTGACCGCGCGGATGCGGGAGGTCTCCGACCGGATCAAGGCGCTGGACCTCCAGGTCAAGGACGCCGACGCGCGGCTCGAGAGCCTGCTGCTCGAGATCCCGAACCTGCCGCACCCGAGCGTGCCGGTGGGCCGCTCGGCCGACGACAACGTCGAGGTGCGCCGCTGGGGGACGCCACGCGCGTTCGAGTTCGAGCCCCGGCAGCACTTCGAGATCGGCGAGGCGCTCGGCATCCTCGACTTCGACCGCGCGAGCAAGATCGCCAAGGCGCGGTTCACCGTGATGTGGGGCGCCGCCTCGCGCCTGAGCCGCGGGCTCGCCCAGTTCATGCTCGACCTGCACACGCGCGAGCACGGCTTCACCGAGCTGTGGGTGCCCCACCTGGTGAATCCCGAGACCATGGTCGGCGTGGCGATGCTGCCGAAGTTCGAGGAGCAGATGTTCAAGACGGTCGAGCCCGACGCGGGGCGCACGCTCTACATGATCCCGACCGCGGAGGTAGCGCTCACCGCGCTCCACGGCGGCGAGATCCTGCCGGAAGCCGAGCTGCCCAAGCGCTACTGCGCTTTCACCCCGTGCTACCGCCGCGAGGCCGGCACCTACGGCCAGGACACGAAGGGCATGATCCGGCAGCACCAGTTCGACAAGGTCGAGATGGTGAAGGTGACCACCCCCGCGCAGTCCTACGACGAGCTGGAGACGATGGTGCGGAGCGCGGAGACGGTGCTGCAGCGGCTTCAGCTACCCTACCGGGTGATGACGCTCTGCACCGGCGACCTGGGCTTCCACTCCGCCAAGACCTACGATCTGGAGGTATGGCTGCCGGGGCAGGGCAAGTATCGTGAGATCTCGTCCTGCTCGAACTGCGAGGCCTACCAGGCGCGCCGGCTCGATCTCAAGTACCGCCCGACGGGCGGCGCGCGCGTGGAGCTGTGCCACACGCTCAACGGGTCCGGCCTCGCGGTCGGGCGGACGCTGATCGCGGTGCTGGAGAACTACCAGCAGGCCGAC
Coding sequences:
- the gyrA gene encoding DNA gyrase subunit A; translation: MSPERQAPVPIEEEMRKSYLDYAMSVIVGRALPDIRDGLKPVHRRVLFAMHELGLNWNRAYKKSARVVGEVLGKYHPHGDAPVYEALVRMVQEFSLRYPLVDGQGNFGSIDGDPPAAMRYTETRLAKIAHELLADIDKDTVDFTPNFDESLQEPVVLPTKVPNLLVNGSSGIAVGMATNIPPHNLREVVDGLIKVIDNPDVTIDELIKVIPGPDFPTRGYIYGRSGIREAYTTGRGIITLRAKAHVEKMRGGREAIIVTELPYQVNKATLIEKIGELIRDKKIEGISERRDESNREGIRIVLELGRGEMPQIVINQLYKHTPMQTTFGVIMLALVGRRPQVVNLKQMLQEFVAFRREVVTRRTKYDLARAEERAHILEGLRKAVDQLDLVIRLIRQAESPDAAKDALMRQLQLSEIQAKAILDMRLQRLTQLERHKIVEEHEQTLALIADLQGILASESRLLGIIKDELGALREEFGDERRTEILAETADLTIEDLLADEDMVVTITRSGYIKRTHVEAYRSQKRGGKGVTGMETKEEDIVEDLFVASTHSYLLFFTNKGKVHWLKVHEIPEGGRQAKGKAMANVLSLAEGERVATCVPVRDFESGGYILFATKQGKVKKTELSAFSHPRAGGILAITLEEGDEVMGARRTDGQREVLLSTKQGMIIRFPEDEVRPMGRTAAGVRGIDVEEGDQVIAAETIKEGVTVLTVTERGYGKRTPLDEYRLQGRAGKGIIDIKTAGRNGSVVGMLQVREGDDILVVTTKGKIIRVHADEVTSQGRNTMGVRIIDLDAEDQVGNLARVEAEQASPEPTETESP
- the serS gene encoding serine--tRNA ligase — translated: MLDIRLIREDPAAVERALATRGAAISLSPVLAADAERRRLLTETEELKAERNRASEAIGQAKRRGEDAQAVTARMREVSDRIKALDLQVKDADARLESLLLEIPNLPHPSVPVGRSADDNVEVRRWGTPRAFEFEPRQHFEIGEALGILDFDRASKIAKARFTVMWGAASRLSRGLAQFMLDLHTREHGFTELWVPHLVNPETMVGVAMLPKFEEQMFKTVEPDAGRTLYMIPTAEVALTALHGGEILPEAELPKRYCAFTPCYRREAGTYGQDTKGMIRQHQFDKVEMVKVTTPAQSYDELETMVRSAETVLQRLQLPYRVMTLCTGDLGFHSAKTYDLEVWLPGQGKYREISSCSNCEAYQARRLDLKYRPTGGARVELCHTLNGSGLAVGRTLIAVLENYQQADGSVTVPAALRPYMGGLERIGPGRA